TACCTTGGCAGGGTCTACGCCCGCTGCTTTGGCCATTTCCAGTGCTTCGGTAACAGCCACAATGGTCTGCGCTGCAATTAACTGGTTGCAGGCTTTGGTCAATTGGCCTGCGCCGTGGCCGCCGATGTGGGTGATGGTTTTGCCCATGGTTTCGAGGGCAGGGCGGGCATATTCCAGATCGTCTGCGCTGCCGCCAACCATGATGGTGAGGGTTCCGGCAATTGCGCCGACATCGCCGCCGGAGACGGGGGCATCGAGGAAGCAGATGCCTTTTTCTGCCAGTTTCGCCGCGATTTCACGGGTGGTGACTGGGGAAATGGTACTCATGTCGATCACCAGCAGGCCGGGTTTTGCGCCTTCGATTACGCCGTTTTCACCCAAGAGTACGGCTTCCACATCCGGCGTGTCGGAAACCATCGAGATCACGATGTCGGCGTTGGCGGCGAGTTCCGCAGGGCTGGCGTAGAAGGCGGCTCCAAGGTCGGTGAGTTCCTGCGCGGATTCGGGGCGGCGAGCGTAAACAGCCAGTGGGAAACCGGCTTGCAACAGGTTTTTGCACATGGGGTTGCCCATGATGCCAGGGCCGATCCAGCCGATGGTGGGTTTAGTGGTTTGCATAAGCTTGCCTTGTTTTGCTACTTCTTGAGATGTCCGGAATTACTGGGATGGATCAGCCCCCTCCTTTGACTGAATCCTGTCCTCCTTCCCGGACAGCAGGTTGCGGATGTTGGACTGATGCCGCCAGAAAATCAGCACTGCCATGAATAGTACCCCCAAGGTAGGCCAGATATGTTGTGTGATGAACCAGAAATACAGGGGTGAAAGCGCAGTGGCAATTAATGCAGCAAGCGAGGAAATCTTGAAGCCTTTCGCCATTAGCAGCCAAGTCGCCACAAACGCCAAACCCGCA
The sequence above is drawn from the Thiothrix nivea DSM 5205 genome and encodes:
- a CDS encoding NAD(P)-dependent oxidoreductase, producing MQTTKPTIGWIGPGIMGNPMCKNLLQAGFPLAVYARRPESAQELTDLGAAFYASPAELAANADIVISMVSDTPDVEAVLLGENGVIEGAKPGLLVIDMSTISPVTTREIAAKLAEKGICFLDAPVSGGDVGAIAGTLTIMVGGSADDLEYARPALETMGKTITHIGGHGAGQLTKACNQLIAAQTIVAVTEALEMAKAAGVDPAKVRAALLGGFAYSRVLELHGQRILDENYQPGFMAKLHNKDMHIVTDTIASFGLNMPGTHRAADYMQALVDQGDGDLDSSALAKIVQQRIKA